From a single Arachis hypogaea cultivar Tifrunner chromosome 3, arahy.Tifrunner.gnm2.J5K5, whole genome shotgun sequence genomic region:
- the LOC112789098 gene encoding auxin-responsive protein SAUR21 yields MGIRMPFMVHQAKQVFKSTSQHLQGGNQTSVVPKGHIAVYVGELQKKRFVVPISYLSHPLFVDLLHRAEEEFGFNHPMGGLTIPCKEDAFINLTSQLGAL; encoded by the coding sequence ATGGGTATTCGTATGCCGTTTATGGTGCACCAAGCAAAGCAGGTATTCAAGTCAACATCACAGCATCTACAAGGTGGAAACCAGACAAGTGTTGTTCCAAAGGGACACATAGCAGTGTATGTTGGAGAGTTGCAGAAGAAGCGGTTTGTGGTTCCGATATCATACTTGAGTCATCCTTTGTTTGTTGACTTGCTTCACAGAGCAGAGGAAGAGTTTGGATTCAACCATCCAATGGGAGGACTCACAATTCCATGCAAAGAAGATGCATTTATCAACCTTACCTCTCAACTGGGTGCTTtgtga